Genomic window (Kosakonia sp. BYX6):
GGGCAAAACTGGCACATTTCCAACAGGATCGCCACATAGTCACGGGCTTCTTTTTTAAGATCAAAAGATTGTGGCGCGAACAGCCAGTTTTCCATAATCCCGGAAACATACGCGCGCATTAACACCGCGACGCGGCGCGTGAGTAAATTAGCGGGCAGCGATTTTGCCTGAATGCATTCGTTCAACGTCGCTTCAATGCGATCATAGCTTTCGAGGCATAAATCCCGCTGCGCTTCTTGCACCACCGCCATTTCGCCGACAAACTCGCATTTGTGGAAAATGATTTCCATCATCAAGCGACGGCGCTCTTCAACAACCGTTGCTTCAAGGATATAAACCAATATTTCTCTTAACACTGAGAGTGGATCGCCAGGGAATTTTGCCCGATACTCAATCTCTAAATCGCCAATACTGGACTCTGACAGTTCCCAAATTTCACTAAACAAATCTGACTTATTTTTGAAATGCCAGTAAATCGCGCCGCGAGTCACGCCTGCCGCCTGCGCAATTTCAGCCAGCGAAGTAGAAGAAACGCCCTGTTGGGAAAACAACCGCATGGCGACATCAAGAATATGCTGTCGTGTCTCAAGCGCCTGTTGTTTGGTTTTTCGTGCCATATGTTGGTGAATTTACAGGAGTTAGATTTACATACATTTATGAATGTTTGTACCATAGCACGACCATAATATAAACGCAGCAATGGGTTTTTGGACCTTTGATCCATTGATCAATTTGAAATTGAAATCGGACACTCGAGGTTTACATATGAACAAAAACAGAGGGTTAACGCCTCTGGCGGTCGTTCTGATGCTTTCGGGCAGCTTAGCGCTTACAGGATGTGATGAAAAACCTGCGCAGCAGGGAGCAGGCCAGGCGCCTGAAGTAGGTGTCGTAACGGTCAAAGCGGAACCTCTGCAAATCACTACCGAACTCCCGGGCCGTACCAGCGCGTTTCGCATTGCCGAAGTTCGTCCGCAGGTCAGCGGCATTATTTTAAAACGCAACTTCACCGAAGGCAGTGACGTCGAAGCTGGTGTCTCGCTCTATCAGATTGATCCGGCAACTTATCAAGCCGCTTACGACAGCGCGAAAGGTGATTTGGCCAAAGCGCAAGCCGCGGCGAATATCGCCCAAATGACCGTCAATCGTTATAAAAAACTGTTAGGCACTAAATACATCAGCCAACAGGATTACGACACGGCGCAGGCAGACGCTCAACAGGCGAACGCCTCGCTTGTCGCAGCAAAAGCCGCGGTCGAAACCGCGCGTATCAATCTTGCATACACTAAAGTTACTTCTCCTATCAGCGGTCGTAGCGGTACCTCAACCGTAACGGAAGGCGCACTGGTGCAGAGTGGGCAAACGACTGCGCTGACCACCGTGCAGCAGCTTGACCCGATCTACGTTGACGTCACCCAGTCCAGCAACGATTTCCTGCGTTTGAAACAAGAACTGGCGAACGGAACCCTGAAACAGGAAAACGGCAAAGCGAAAGTGGAGCTGGTCACCAATGACGGCGTTCAGTATCCGCAAGCGGGCACCCTTGAAGTTTCCGGCGTGACGGTTGACCAGACTACCGGTTCTATCACGCTGCGCGCGGTGTTCCCGAACCCGGATCACTTCTTACTGCCGGGCATGTTTGTTCGCGCCAAGCTGGAAGAAGGGGTTAACCCGAACGCACTGCTGGTTCCACAGCAAGGTGTGACCCGCACGCCGCGCGGCGACGCGACGGTGATGGTCGTGGGCGAAGGCGACAAAGTTGAAGTCCGTAATATTACCGCGGGCCAGGCCATTGGCGATAAATGGCTGGTTACCGACGGTCTGAAAAGCGGCGATCGCGTAATCATTGAAGGGTTACAAAAAGTCAAACCTGGCGCGCAGGTGAAAGCCCAGGAAGTGACATCTGACAATAAACAGCAAGCTCAGGCCGGCGGTCAGTCAGAGAAACCGAAGTCTTAACTTAAACAGGAGCCGTTAAGACATGGCTAAGTTTTTTATCGATCGCCCCATATTTGCGTGGGTTATCGCGATCATCATCATGCTGGCAGGGGCGCTATCGATCCTCAAACTGCCGGTAGCGCAATATCCAACGATTGCGCCGCCAGCCGTTCAGATCACAGCAACCTACCCTGGTGCTGATGCGAAAACGGTGCAGGATACCGTGACGCAGGTTATCGAACAGAACATGAACGGTATCGATAACCTGCTGTACATGTCCTCCAACAGTGATTCCTCTGGTACGGTTCAGATAACCATCACCTTTGATTCCGGTACGGATGCGGATATCGCGCAGGTTCAGGTGCAGAACAAGCTGCAACTGGCCATGCCGCTTTTACCGCAGGAAGTACAGCAACAAGGCGTGAGTGTTGAAAAATCATCCAGTAGCTTCCTGATGGTTCTCGGTATGATCAGTACCGATAACTCAATGACGCAGGAAGATATTGCCGACTATGTTGGCGCGACCATCAAAGATCCGGTCAGCCGTACTGCGGGCGTGGGTGACGTTCAGCTGTTTGGTGCGCAGTATG
Coding sequences:
- the acrR gene encoding multidrug efflux transporter transcriptional repressor AcrR, yielding MARKTKQQALETRQHILDVAMRLFSQQGVSSTSLAEIAQAAGVTRGAIYWHFKNKSDLFSEIWELSESSIGDLEIEYRAKFPGDPLSVLREILVYILEATVVEERRRLMMEIIFHKCEFVGEMAVVQEAQRDLCLESYDRIEATLNECIQAKSLPANLLTRRVAVLMRAYVSGIMENWLFAPQSFDLKKEARDYVAILLEMCQFCPTLRNGEPSLSA
- the acrA gene encoding multidrug efflux RND transporter periplasmic adaptor subunit AcrA, yielding MNKNRGLTPLAVVLMLSGSLALTGCDEKPAQQGAGQAPEVGVVTVKAEPLQITTELPGRTSAFRIAEVRPQVSGIILKRNFTEGSDVEAGVSLYQIDPATYQAAYDSAKGDLAKAQAAANIAQMTVNRYKKLLGTKYISQQDYDTAQADAQQANASLVAAKAAVETARINLAYTKVTSPISGRSGTSTVTEGALVQSGQTTALTTVQQLDPIYVDVTQSSNDFLRLKQELANGTLKQENGKAKVELVTNDGVQYPQAGTLEVSGVTVDQTTGSITLRAVFPNPDHFLLPGMFVRAKLEEGVNPNALLVPQQGVTRTPRGDATVMVVGEGDKVEVRNITAGQAIGDKWLVTDGLKSGDRVIIEGLQKVKPGAQVKAQEVTSDNKQQAQAGGQSEKPKS